A genome region from Fodinibius salicampi includes the following:
- a CDS encoding alpha-glucuronidase family glycosyl hydrolase has translation MILKIYRYLLVLLLLVAGLGVQHLEADDGYRLWLRYDQISNEEVREQYRSSIGEVVLNDNSDTFALIKEEITKGLSGLLGKDIPVNSQVTDNPSLIIGTPSNSNVISSLDLTEKLKSVGNEGFLIEQHEIDGENHFIIASSTDIGALYGTFHFLRLLQTHKDLQDIAIESAPKIQHRVLNHWDNLDRTVERGYAGLSLWEWKTLPNYEDPRYKDYARANASIGINGTVLNNVNANPNMLTEQYIKKAAKLADIFRPYGITVYFSANFFAPSRIGGLENSDPLNPKVQQWWKDKVDQIYKHIPDFGGFLVKANSEGQPGPQDYGRSHAEGANVLAEALAPHDGIVMWRAFVYSPEQEDRFREGYDEFVPLDGEFADNVILQVKNGPIDFQPREPFHPLFGALPETNTMMELQITQEYFGFSNHLAYLGPLYTEAINADTYAKGEGSTVAKVIDGEVFNYEHTGIAGVANTGTNRNWTGHPFGQSNWYAFGRLAWDHTLTAEEIADNWIRMTFSHEQDLMEPVKEIMMMSREAGVRYRNPLGLTHLYAQGHHYGPAPWTSELSRPDWTAVYYHKADEEGIGFDRTETGSNAIEQYHPPVKEKFDELEDTPEEYLLWFHHVSWDHEMSTGRTLWEELVHRYYQGVEDVREMQRKWASVEGLIDQERYDHVESLLEIQEEDAIWWRNACVLYFQTHSGKPIPEGYEKPEHSLEYYKELEETHHIARF, from the coding sequence ATGATACTCAAAATATACAGATACCTATTGGTGTTATTGCTTTTAGTAGCGGGACTTGGTGTGCAGCATCTAGAGGCCGATGATGGTTATCGACTCTGGTTGCGATATGATCAGATTTCAAATGAAGAGGTACGTGAGCAATATCGATCGTCTATTGGAGAAGTTGTTTTAAATGATAATTCAGATACCTTTGCACTGATCAAAGAAGAAATTACCAAGGGACTAAGCGGTCTGCTGGGGAAGGATATTCCGGTTAACAGTCAGGTAACTGATAATCCATCCCTGATCATTGGGACCCCCTCCAACTCAAATGTGATTTCATCTCTTGATCTAACTGAAAAACTAAAGTCTGTTGGAAATGAGGGCTTTTTAATTGAACAACACGAGATAGATGGAGAAAATCATTTCATAATTGCCTCAAGTACGGATATAGGAGCTCTTTACGGTACCTTCCATTTTTTGCGATTGCTTCAGACGCATAAGGATTTGCAGGATATCGCCATTGAAAGTGCACCCAAAATCCAACACCGCGTTTTAAACCACTGGGATAACCTGGATCGTACTGTTGAACGCGGATATGCCGGTCTCTCATTGTGGGAATGGAAGACATTGCCAAATTATGAGGATCCACGATATAAAGACTATGCCCGGGCCAATGCATCTATTGGTATTAACGGAACGGTGCTCAATAATGTGAATGCCAATCCAAATATGCTAACCGAACAGTATATCAAAAAAGCGGCTAAGCTTGCTGATATATTTCGTCCATACGGAATTACCGTATATTTTTCGGCTAATTTTTTTGCTCCAAGCCGTATTGGAGGACTTGAGAACTCGGATCCGCTGAATCCCAAAGTACAGCAGTGGTGGAAAGATAAGGTTGATCAAATTTATAAACATATTCCGGATTTTGGGGGATTTCTTGTTAAAGCCAACTCTGAAGGGCAGCCCGGTCCCCAGGACTATGGCCGTTCTCATGCGGAAGGGGCAAACGTATTGGCCGAAGCACTGGCTCCCCACGATGGCATAGTGATGTGGCGGGCCTTTGTGTATAGTCCCGAGCAAGAAGATCGCTTTAGAGAAGGCTATGATGAGTTTGTGCCGCTGGACGGAGAATTCGCTGATAATGTAATATTGCAGGTCAAAAATGGTCCCATCGATTTTCAGCCGCGCGAGCCATTTCATCCGCTTTTTGGAGCCCTTCCTGAAACAAATACGATGATGGAGCTACAGATTACACAGGAATATTTTGGATTCAGCAACCATCTGGCATATCTGGGTCCGCTGTATACCGAAGCCATAAACGCCGATACCTATGCCAAGGGGGAAGGATCAACGGTTGCCAAGGTTATCGATGGAGAAGTATTTAATTATGAGCATACAGGGATTGCAGGGGTTGCTAATACCGGCACTAACCGTAACTGGACCGGACATCCCTTTGGACAATCGAATTGGTATGCTTTTGGACGGCTGGCATGGGATCATACCTTAACGGCAGAAGAAATCGCTGACAATTGGATTCGAATGACATTCTCGCATGAACAGGATCTTATGGAGCCGGTCAAAGAGATCATGATGATGTCGCGTGAGGCAGGAGTGCGTTATAGAAATCCGCTCGGACTTACCCATCTGTATGCTCAGGGACATCACTATGGTCCGGCCCCCTGGACTTCAGAATTATCCCGTCCTGACTGGACCGCCGTCTATTATCACAAAGCTGACGAAGAGGGCATCGGTTTTGATCGCACAGAAACAGGATCGAATGCGATAGAACAATATCATCCACCAGTGAAGGAAAAGTTTGACGAATTGGAAGATACGCCTGAAGAATACCTTCTTTGGTTTCATCACGTAAGTTGGGATCATGAAATGTCTACCGGCCGGACACTTTGGGAAGAGCTTGTCCATCGCTATTACCAAGGGGTGGAGGACGTTCGGGAAATGCAGCGAAAATGGGCCTCCGTTGAAGGACTAATTGATCAGGAGCGGTACGATCATGTGGAATCTTTGCTTGAAATACAGGAAGAAGATGCCATATGGTGGAGGAATGCCTGTGTGCTTTATTTCCAGACGCATTCGGGTAAGCCCATTCCCGAAGGATATGAAAAGCCTGAACACTCACTTGAGTATTATAAAGAGCTGGAGGAAACGCACCATATTGCCCGGTTCTGA
- a CDS encoding SGNH/GDSL hydrolase family protein, protein MRNKKNDRTKVDHLFSDSRGGMMVLLALLFVISSCTNSANNSAGQNRSWIGTWSSSQQLVEPRNMPPEPGLENNTLRQVVHVSLGGDSLRVTFSNTYGNAPLTLNEVHLAVSDDSSAIRPETDQTLYFDGKKQVTINPDTTATTDPFAFDLQPQSNVTITIHYGQVPSDLTGHPGSRTTSYVVEGNQLSATAFDSSGQKNRWYTIRSIEVLAPDSAASVIALGNSITDGRSSGINKQARWTDYLARRLQANPETSHISVLNQGIGGNCVLKDCLGPSALSRFQEDVLNQPKAKWLIIMEGVNDIGGSQGAEGAAQVAENLIDAYKTMIDKAHDHDMKIYGATITPFGGSFYDSPPKREVWKKVNEWIRTSGHFDAVIDFAAALRDPEQPTRLLPKADSGDHLHPSPQGYQMMAKAIDLKLFKKDS, encoded by the coding sequence ATGCGCAACAAAAAAAATGACAGAACAAAAGTAGACCATCTTTTTTCTGACAGCAGAGGGGGCATGATGGTACTGCTTGCACTTCTGTTTGTTATTTCATCCTGCACCAACAGTGCGAATAATTCTGCTGGTCAGAACAGATCGTGGATCGGTACGTGGTCGAGTTCTCAACAGTTGGTGGAACCGCGTAATATGCCACCGGAGCCGGGACTTGAAAATAATACGCTACGGCAGGTGGTACACGTTTCGCTTGGCGGAGACTCTCTGCGTGTTACTTTCTCCAATACATATGGCAATGCGCCTCTAACCCTGAATGAAGTGCACCTCGCCGTTTCGGATGACAGCAGTGCTATTAGGCCCGAAACCGACCAGACACTATACTTCGATGGAAAGAAACAGGTGACAATTAACCCGGATACGACCGCTACTACCGATCCTTTTGCTTTCGACCTGCAACCGCAGAGTAATGTGACTATTACTATTCATTACGGACAGGTGCCTTCCGACCTGACCGGGCATCCGGGATCGCGGACCACATCATATGTAGTAGAAGGTAACCAGCTTTCAGCCACTGCTTTTGATAGTTCCGGTCAGAAAAACCGCTGGTATACCATTCGCAGCATTGAGGTGCTGGCACCCGATTCGGCTGCCAGTGTTATCGCTCTGGGTAATTCTATTACCGACGGGCGTTCATCCGGAATCAACAAACAGGCCCGGTGGACCGACTACTTGGCCCGCAGGTTGCAGGCCAATCCTGAAACCAGCCATATATCAGTGCTGAACCAAGGGATAGGAGGTAACTGTGTGCTCAAAGACTGTCTTGGTCCTTCCGCACTGAGTCGTTTCCAGGAGGATGTACTGAATCAGCCGAAAGCTAAATGGCTGATCATCATGGAGGGCGTCAATGATATCGGCGGTTCTCAGGGGGCGGAAGGAGCAGCCCAAGTTGCCGAGAATCTGATCGATGCCTATAAAACGATGATCGACAAGGCCCATGATCACGATATGAAAATATACGGTGCAACGATTACGCCATTTGGAGGATCATTTTACGATTCACCACCAAAACGGGAAGTGTGGAAAAAAGTCAATGAATGGATACGAACTAGTGGACACTTCGATGCTGTTATCGATTTCGCTGCAGCCCTCCGTGATCCGGAGCAACCCACGCGATTATTGCCTAAAGCTGACTCTGGCGACCATCTTCACCCAAGCCCCCAGGGCTACCAGATGATGGCAAAGGCCATCGATCTGAAACTTTTTAAAAAAGACTCCTGA
- a CDS encoding endo-1,4-beta-xylanase, with product MNREYSFTWGHLLLPILLFVVLSCQKSVTENSEKLPALKEVYKDHFVIGAALNQNQVDNPNSKAMELVKQQFNSITPENLLKWESVHPEPDSFNFQPADQYTQFGENQGMFTVGHTLVWHNQTPDWVFTDQEGEELNRSDLLKRMENHISAVAGKYSGKIDGWDVVNEAFEDDGTFRETEWYKIIGEDYIEQAFQFAHKADSNAQLYYNDYNLWKPEKRDAVIALVKDLQSKGIKIDGVGMQSHLGLEDPSVEQVEASIEAFSTLGIDVMITELDINVTRTLIDKDIEFEGALPDSLQQQLASRYADLFNLFDKHKDKISRVTFWGVNDGQSWLNYRDDSNRRNYPLLFDRENEPKSAFYSVIEVVNEEM from the coding sequence ATGAATAGGGAATATTCTTTTACGTGGGGACACTTGCTGTTACCCATACTTTTATTTGTAGTATTATCCTGTCAGAAGTCGGTGACTGAGAACTCCGAAAAACTTCCCGCCCTGAAAGAGGTTTACAAAGATCATTTTGTTATAGGTGCGGCCTTAAATCAAAATCAGGTTGATAATCCCAACTCCAAGGCCATGGAATTAGTAAAGCAGCAATTCAATTCCATAACCCCTGAAAATCTTTTAAAGTGGGAATCTGTCCACCCTGAGCCAGACAGTTTTAACTTTCAGCCTGCTGATCAGTATACACAGTTTGGTGAAAACCAAGGGATGTTTACAGTGGGGCATACCCTGGTTTGGCATAACCAGACCCCGGATTGGGTCTTTACGGATCAGGAAGGAGAGGAATTAAATCGCAGTGATCTTCTCAAGCGAATGGAGAACCATATTTCTGCTGTGGCAGGAAAATACAGCGGAAAGATTGATGGCTGGGACGTAGTTAACGAGGCTTTCGAAGATGACGGCACCTTTAGGGAAACCGAGTGGTATAAGATAATCGGTGAGGACTATATCGAACAGGCTTTCCAGTTTGCTCACAAAGCAGATTCAAACGCTCAGCTGTATTACAATGATTATAACCTGTGGAAACCGGAAAAGAGAGATGCTGTTATAGCCCTTGTTAAAGATCTTCAGTCAAAAGGGATTAAGATAGATGGGGTAGGCATGCAGTCTCACCTGGGACTTGAAGACCCGTCTGTTGAACAAGTTGAAGCCAGTATTGAGGCGTTTTCAACACTTGGTATAGATGTTATGATCACCGAACTGGATATAAATGTTACCAGAACCCTGATCGATAAAGATATAGAATTTGAAGGAGCGCTTCCTGATTCACTCCAACAGCAATTGGCGTCCCGTTATGCCGATCTATTTAATCTCTTCGATAAACACAAAGATAAAATATCACGAGTAACATTTTGGGGCGTTAATGACGGCCAGTCGTGGCTCAACTACCGCGACGATAGCAATAGAAGAAACTATCCCTTACTGT